A region of the Chryseobacterium cucumeris genome:
TTCTACTTATCTCAAAATCACGCAGCATTCGTAAAAATGTAAAAGAAAAGAGCAGATTATTTCCTTTTTTAATGATTATCTTTGATCTCTTAAAAATCTGACAGTATATATCGTTATCTGCTTTCAGACTACTTTCAATTCAAATAAAACTTTATACGTAATGCAGGAGAATTCTTCCAATGGTATTTCCCGGACTGTTATCTGGCTTATGGCCGTTATTTCCGGACTGGTGGTGGCGAACAATTATTATAATCAGCCTTTACTGGCCCTTATTTCAGAGGAACTGCAGGTTTCTGAGAGTGCAGCAGGTAAAATTTCTGTACTGACTCAGATCGGTTATGCGTTAGGGCTTTTGCTGATTGTTCCGTTGGGAGACAAATTTTTCCGCAAGAAACTCATTTTAATTGATTTGTTTCTTGTTTTCGGATCACTTTTATGGATGACTTTTGCTACTCAATTATGGATGCTGTATGCAGCCAGCTTACTGATCGGGACAACTTCAGTTATTCCACAATTATTTGTCCCTATTGCAGCAGAACTTTCATCAGATAAAGAAAAATCCTCCAACATCGGATTGGTAATGTCCGGATTATTACTCGGGATTCTTCTGTCCCGCTTTGTGGGAGGAATTGTAGGAGAAGTCTGGGGCTGGAGAGCTATGTTTGGAATAGCGGCAGGATTGATGGTCATTGTCTGGTTAGCTGTCTATAAGATGCTTCCGGAAATGTCGCCCAATTTTAAAGGTAGCTATAAAGAGCTGATGCAGTCTGTAGCTCATCTTGCAAGAACACAGCCTGTTCTTCAGCTGGCATCATTCCGTGGGGCAATGGCATTCGGTTCTATGTGTGCTTTGTTTACCACATTGGTTTTTCATATGGAAAAACCACCTTTTAATGCAGGTTCTTCTGTCGTGGGAAGCTTTGGATTAGCCGGGGCTGTAGGAGCTTTAGCTGCTGCTAAGGTGGGAAAACTTCAAAAGTATCTGGATATTAACAGAATTATCTTGTATTCTTTACTGATTGTCATCGGAAGCTGGGGCTTTACCTATTTTGCAGGTGAAACCTATTGGGGACTGATTGTAGGAGTAATTCTTGTAGATTTAGGGGTACAGTCAAGCCATATTATGAACCAGACCAATTATTTCCTTATCAGATCAAATGCAGTCAACAGACTGAATACAGTGTATATGGTTTCTTACTTCATTGGAGGATCACTGGGAACATGGCTGGCTTCTATTGCCTGGCAAAAGGCTCAATGGACCGGCGTATGTCTTGTAGGAACTGTATTTGGAGTACTGGCTTTGATTGCCCATATTTTGTTTTCAAAAAAAGTCAATAAAGCAAACGCAGAAATGTAATTTTTTATATTTATGATTCGTTTAAGAAGCGGGATTTTATCAAAGATAAAATCCCGCTTCTTCTATTTTCAGGTTTATTCAATTTCCGGATCTGCAGAACGCAGCCAGGTTCTTCCCACCTGTGAGGATTAAATTGTAATAATTTTTGTTACATTAAATAAAATACCCTATCTTTGTACTATTAATTTGATTTAAAATTAAATACAATGAAAATAGAAATCTGGTCGGACGTAATGTGTCCGTTTTGCTATATCGGAAAAAATAATTTTGAACAGGCTTTGAATAAGCTTCCTTTTAAAGATGAAGTAGAAATAGAGTGGAAGAGTTTTCAGCTGGACCCAACTTTAGATCCGAAAGAAACTCAGGATACCATTCAATATTTCAGAGAGAAAAAAGGAGTAGCTGAAGCCCAGGCTGCTCAAATGCTGGGACAGGTTACCCAAATGGGAAAAGGGGCCGGAATTAATTTCAACTTCGGAAAAACATTGATCACCAATACATTCAGCGCTCATAAATTGCTTCATCTGGCTAAAAAGCACAACAAATCCAATGAAATGGAAGAGGCATTATTTATCGCTCATTTTATTGACGGCAAAAATGTTGGAGATACTGAAGTTTTGACAGCTCTTGCTGAAAGCTTAGGGATTGACAGAGAAGAAGCACTGCAGGCTATTACAACAGATCAACTGGATTATGAAGTGAATCAGGATATTCAGGAGGCAAGAAACAATGGCATTTCCGGAGTTCCTTTCTTTGTTCTGAACGGTAAATATGCTGTTTCCGGAGCTCAGCCTGCAGAGGTATTTGAAAATGCACTCCAGCAGACTTACAAAGAAACGGTGAGCCCGTTTAAGGATATTTCCGGTGAGAACGGAGCTTCCTGTGATGCAGACGGATGCAGAATTTAAGATATCAGAACCCCAAAATAGTTTTATTTTGGGGTTTTTAATTGAACAGAGTCTTGTATCTTTGTAATACAGTAATAAAAGCTGTGTAAATTTGATTTTTCAATGATAAAAATTAACAACAACACCCATTACTCAATTGATGATACCCTTTTTGTTTTTGCATTAGATTCTGAAGCAGGAACCGTTTTCGACGATAAAAACAAATTGATTACCGGTATCGGAAAAGTAAATGCGGCGATTGAATTAACCAAAGAAATTCATACAAGAAAACCTAAACTGATCGTGAATTTAGGTTCTGCCGGAAGTAAGGGATTTCACAAAGGAGAAGTCGTATGCTGTACAAAATTCATCCAGCGGGATATGGATGTAAGAGGACTTGGTTTTAAATTATATGAAACTCCATTATCAGGAGTACCACCTGTACTGGAATATGGTCTTAAAATGGATACTTTGAAAGAAGGAATCTGTGGTAGCGGTGATAGTTTTGAAATGAACCACTCCGAAACAGATTACAATATTGTAGACATGGAAGCCTATCCGCTGGCATTGATTGCCCAACAGGAAAACATTCCGTTTTTATGCCTGAAATATATTTCTGACGATGCAGGAAGTGATGCTGCTGACGACTGGAGTGTACAGGTACATCTGGCTTCCGAAGCATTTAAGAAAATCCTTTTTTCATAACATTTATTCTTATCATTATGAGTTCAATTATCATTAATAAAGCCTCCGCCGAAGATGTAGAAATTGTACAAAGTTTAGGAAGACAGACGTTTTCCGAAACTTTTGCAGAAAATAATACGGAAGAGGCTATGAAAAAGTATCTGGAAGAAAGCTTTAATACGGAAAAAATAAAATCAGAGTTGAATAATCCTGATTCATTTTTCTATATTGCCTGGGAAGAAGACAATCCGGTTGGTTACCTGAAAGTCAATTCCGGAAAGGCACAGACTGAACTTCAGGATGATACCGCCCTTGAAATTGAAAGAATCTATGTAAAGAAAAGCCATCACGGTAAAAAAGTGGGCCAGCTTCTTTATAACCAGGCTTTGGAAACAGCTGAGCAGCTTGGTAAATCATACTTATGGCTTGGGGTTTGGGAAAAAAACCTGAGAGCTTTACAATTTTACAGAAAAAATGGATTCGTTGAGTTTGATAAGCATATTTTCAGGCTTGGGGAAGAAGAACAGACCGATCTGATGATGAAAAAAGTATTGGATTAATTTTCTGAAAAACAGAAAGATTGTATGTAACCACTGATTACACAGGGTTTCACAGATGATTGTGTAATACAATCCTTTACACTTTCCAAATACCAAAATGAAGCATTCAGAATTTGTAAAACATATTAATCACTATTATCCTTTATCTGAGGAAACCATTAAAGATTTATTGGATATCTGTACAGAAGAATACTACCACAAAAACGATCTTCTGCTGGAATCCGGTTCTATGGCCAGATATTATTACTTTTTAAAGTCAGGACTGATAGGATATTACACAGTAGATGAACAGGGGAATAATATCTATAAAATTTTCTTTGAAGAAAACACCTTTGTAGCTTCCACAGCAGCCATTATTAGAAACGAACCCAGCGATTTCAATATTATTGCATTGGAAGACTGCTCAGTAATACAATATCCCGCAAAAGCTTACCGTGAACTGTTGGAAGAACACCATGACCTGGCTCTTTTTCACCTGCATTATCTGGAAAAAAACTGGGTGGTAAAAAAAGAACCTTTGGAGGTTTCTCTGAAGTATGAAACAGCAAAAAAAAGATATTTGCAATTGCTTGACGATGCATCTCTTTACAACCGGTTGAAACAGCATCACATTGCTTCTTATCTGGGAATTACACCTACACAGCTCAGCCGGATCAAAAAAGAAGTTCAGGGAGATAAATACCATTAAATTTTACCCGTATTTATAATAATCAGTTATTAATGATTTATTTCATGTTTCCGGGATATATCCTGCTATTATGTTAAATTTACATTATATCACAAATGATAGATATAATTTAAAATATTAACCAGACATGAAGTTACATCACACGTATTTCTATCATCCTGATTTTGTAGAAAATAATACAGCTGTTATTGAACATTTTGAAAGGCAGGAAATTTCAATACAAAAAATCCAGAATGCATTAGGCAGGGCAGAACGTTTTATTGTTCCGGAGAATTCTTTTGAAACTACACTTTCTATGGGAATTGAAGCAGCAAAAGGAGTTTTTAATGAAAGTAATATTTCTATCCTCGATATAGATATTATTATTTTTGTAAGCAGCTCTCCTGAACATCATATTCCCTGTGATGCTATCCAGATCCATCATGCATTAGAGGGAAAACCGGATACCTTATGTTATGATATCAATGCCAACTGTATTGGAGCATTTATAGCGCTGGATCAGGTGTCAAAATATTTAAAAGGGACCCGGTCCGGAACAAAAGCTTTGGTAGTTTGTGCCGAAAAATTCTCGAGGATATTAGATCCTGACAACCCGATTACTGCTTTTTGTCTTTCAGATTCTGCTTTTGCTTTCATCGTAGAAAATGATGGGGACGACACCTCAGGGTTAATAGATGTACTATATCATACAGACAGCAGCTTTTGTAATACCGTGCTCTACCCACCTAAAGGAAGTTCAGGTCATCATCATGGCGATCTGGCAACCTGGGATCGTGTTTTCGACGGAATGGCAAGTGTCAATTTTGCACTGGAAAATATCCCCCTTTTCTTAAAGCGCAATCAGATAAGTCTGAAGCAGATTGACTTGTTTTTATTTTCACAGTTTTCTATCAAGAATATCAATATTATCCGCGATTACTTTCAGTTGCCGGAGGAAAAAATTCCTTTTTACTCTAAAGAGCTTGGGTATACCGGAGCATCCAGTCCATTTTTAGCTTTAGACCAATATCAAAAAGAAGTAAAATCATTAAAAAAAGGAGATTATATTCTCATATGGACACTGGGAACAGGCTATCAGGCGGGATTAATGCTTTGGAAATATTAATCATTGACTGATCTAATTTTATGAAAAGAATTAACAAAAGCTTCAACATAGGTTGAGGCTTTTCTTTTTTTTATGCTGCAATTTTGCTCTGTTAAAGATGCATTGGTACACAATATGTTTAAAGAAATATGATACCAGTGATTATGATTAATTAAAAATTTTTCAGCATGAAGAAGCTTATCAACATTGTATTTGTACTGACTGCATTTGTACAGTTATCAGCACAAAAAATTATTCATCAGGAAATTTTCAGTCCGAAAATGAATAAAAAAATCAAAACAGTGATCATCACTCCCAATTTACAGCCTAATACCAGGTATCCATCTGTCTATATTCTTCATGGCTTCAGCGGTAATCCGGACAGGATTATCAAACAGGATATTCCTGATCTGGTTAAAAAAGCTCAGCAATTTAAAACCATTTATGTCCTTCCGGATGGAAACTACAGTTCATGGTATGTAGACAGCCCGATTGTTAAGGATTCCCAGTATCAGACCTTTATTGGAAAAGAGCTGGTAGAATTCATTGATAAAAACTATCCTGTGAAAGCTGAGAAAAAATTCCGCGGGATTTTAGGATGGAGTATGGGAGGCTATGGAGCTACCAACATCGGGGTTACGTATAACAAGACATTTGGAATCGTTGGAAGTTCATGTGGAGCACTGGACTTCAATTCGTTCGGGGAAGGATATCAGAAATATATGGTGAATAAAGTGCTGGG
Encoded here:
- a CDS encoding GNAT family N-acetyltransferase — translated: MSSIIINKASAEDVEIVQSLGRQTFSETFAENNTEEAMKKYLEESFNTEKIKSELNNPDSFFYIAWEEDNPVGYLKVNSGKAQTELQDDTALEIERIYVKKSHHGKKVGQLLYNQALETAEQLGKSYLWLGVWEKNLRALQFYRKNGFVEFDKHIFRLGEEEQTDLMMKKVLD
- a CDS encoding nucleosidase, with the translated sequence MIKINNNTHYSIDDTLFVFALDSEAGTVFDDKNKLITGIGKVNAAIELTKEIHTRKPKLIVNLGSAGSKGFHKGEVVCCTKFIQRDMDVRGLGFKLYETPLSGVPPVLEYGLKMDTLKEGICGSGDSFEMNHSETDYNIVDMEAYPLALIAQQENIPFLCLKYISDDAGSDAADDWSVQVHLASEAFKKILFS
- a CDS encoding DsbA family oxidoreductase; translation: MKIEIWSDVMCPFCYIGKNNFEQALNKLPFKDEVEIEWKSFQLDPTLDPKETQDTIQYFREKKGVAEAQAAQMLGQVTQMGKGAGINFNFGKTLITNTFSAHKLLHLAKKHNKSNEMEEALFIAHFIDGKNVGDTEVLTALAESLGIDREEALQAITTDQLDYEVNQDIQEARNNGISGVPFFVLNGKYAVSGAQPAEVFENALQQTYKETVSPFKDISGENGASCDADGCRI
- a CDS encoding Crp/Fnr family transcriptional regulator, which codes for MKHSEFVKHINHYYPLSEETIKDLLDICTEEYYHKNDLLLESGSMARYYYFLKSGLIGYYTVDEQGNNIYKIFFEENTFVASTAAIIRNEPSDFNIIALEDCSVIQYPAKAYRELLEEHHDLALFHLHYLEKNWVVKKEPLEVSLKYETAKKRYLQLLDDASLYNRLKQHHIASYLGITPTQLSRIKKEVQGDKYH
- a CDS encoding 3-oxoacyl-ACP synthase III family protein, which encodes MKLHHTYFYHPDFVENNTAVIEHFERQEISIQKIQNALGRAERFIVPENSFETTLSMGIEAAKGVFNESNISILDIDIIIFVSSSPEHHIPCDAIQIHHALEGKPDTLCYDINANCIGAFIALDQVSKYLKGTRSGTKALVVCAEKFSRILDPDNPITAFCLSDSAFAFIVENDGDDTSGLIDVLYHTDSSFCNTVLYPPKGSSGHHHGDLATWDRVFDGMASVNFALENIPLFLKRNQISLKQIDLFLFSQFSIKNINIIRDYFQLPEEKIPFYSKELGYTGASSPFLALDQYQKEVKSLKKGDYILIWTLGTGYQAGLMLWKY
- a CDS encoding alpha/beta hydrolase, with the translated sequence MKKLINIVFVLTAFVQLSAQKIIHQEIFSPKMNKKIKTVIITPNLQPNTRYPSVYILHGFSGNPDRIIKQDIPDLVKKAQQFKTIYVLPDGNYSSWYVDSPIVKDSQYQTFIGKELVEFIDKNYPVKAEKKFRGILGWSMGGYGATNIGVTYNKTFGIVGSSCGALDFNSFGEGYQKYMVNKVLGPLESINPNFLTDNKIKLMAAADQQYIFDCGTEDTQMINMNRNFHKKLTEMKIQHLYTESLGGHVPEYWSRSLSEQLSLFDRFFKQ
- a CDS encoding MFS transporter; protein product: MQENSSNGISRTVIWLMAVISGLVVANNYYNQPLLALISEELQVSESAAGKISVLTQIGYALGLLLIVPLGDKFFRKKLILIDLFLVFGSLLWMTFATQLWMLYAASLLIGTTSVIPQLFVPIAAELSSDKEKSSNIGLVMSGLLLGILLSRFVGGIVGEVWGWRAMFGIAAGLMVIVWLAVYKMLPEMSPNFKGSYKELMQSVAHLARTQPVLQLASFRGAMAFGSMCALFTTLVFHMEKPPFNAGSSVVGSFGLAGAVGALAAAKVGKLQKYLDINRIILYSLLIVIGSWGFTYFAGETYWGLIVGVILVDLGVQSSHIMNQTNYFLIRSNAVNRLNTVYMVSYFIGGSLGTWLASIAWQKAQWTGVCLVGTVFGVLALIAHILFSKKVNKANAEM